In Amia ocellicauda isolate fAmiCal2 chromosome 5, fAmiCal2.hap1, whole genome shotgun sequence, a genomic segment contains:
- the LOC136750517 gene encoding olfactory receptor class A-like protein 1, with protein MEVHLVLKAAGFIYLDMVGIPGNLTVLLFFCYLRLSDGRLLPNDLILSKLAFVYLVVVLCRGIPQALTALGIQNLFGEYGCKVVIFTYRIGRAMSICITSLLSCYQCIVIAPGSTRWTVLKQSVPRNIPLIILLLYGLNFMILYYHRKQMRGMHGSDRNQRKTAEASKSLLMLVAMYVILFGLDNVMWVYTLCVTRVHPAVNDTRVFFASCYSALSPVFIIATNQKFAARLNCYSHGQEENIGTTVTTVSHIPAGL; from the exons ATGGAAGTGCATCTTGTGCTGAAGGCAGCTGGCTTCATCTATCTGGACATGGTGGGCATCCCAGGGAACCTGACCGTACTCCTGTTCTTCTGCTACCTGCGTCTGTCTGATGGCCGGCTTCTCCCCAATGACCTCATCCTGAGCAAGCTGGCGTTTGTCTACCTGGTGGTGGTCCTGTGCCGTGGAATCCCACAGGCCTTAACTGCACTTGGCATCCAGAACCTCTTTGGGGAATATGGCTGCAAAGTGGTCATCTTCACATACCGAATAGGCCGTGCCATGTCCATCTGTATCACCTCCCTCCTCAGCTGCTACCAATGCATAGTCATCGCCCCTGGATCAACCCGGTGGACGGTGCTGAAGCAGAGCGTCCCCAGAAACATCCCCCTGATCATCTTGCTGCTCTACGGGCTGAATTTTATG ATTCTGTACTACCACAGGAAGCAGATGAGGGGCATGCATGGCTCGGATCGGAACCAGAGAAAAACGGCAGAGGCGTCCAAGTCATTGCTCATGCTTGTGGCCATGTATGTCATCCTGTTTGGCCTGGACAATGTAATGTGGGTTTACACCCTCTGTGTCACCCGTGTCCACCCTGCAGTCAATGACACACGTGTCTTTTTCGCCTCCTGCTACTCTGCCCTCAGCCCAGTTTTCATCATCGCCACCAACCAAAAGTTTGCAGCCAGACTGAACTGCTATTCCCATGGCCAGGAAGAAAACATTGGGACTACAGTAACCACCGTCTCCCACATACCCGCAGGGCTTTGA
- the LOC136750518 gene encoding olfactory receptor class A-like protein 1 has translation MDLRELLKAIITLAQNTIGIPANLAVLLVFVHIARAERRLLPADIIVSQLVFVNLVLILTRGIPQSLSALDYRGSYNTATCKFLIFTYRTTRAMSICLTFLLSAYQGVTIAPSSSRLYSLKPWLSRCLLPLSLLFWLLDGGTSYSSILYTNQIHNVTFSALTLNLGYCLVEYPSEESYFAIGVMYLARDTCFILLMVLSSLYILLILYQHHQRAKGICSSVQSQGSSAENRAAKTVVTLVTLYVVFFGIDNLIWAYTVTIGKVPVVMNDVRVFFSTLYATVCPVVVIVSNRKVNRKLRCDKFAQDSQSKETTISTVSVKFPTY, from the coding sequence ATGGATCTGCGGGAATTACTGAAGGCGATCATCACACTGGCCCAGAATACGATCGGTATCCCGGCCAACCTCGCCGTACTGCTGGTATTTGTCCACATCGCCCGGGCTGAGCGCCGGCTCCTGCCTGCCGACATCATCGTCTCCCAGCTGGTTTTCGTCAACCTGGTACTGATCCTGACCCGGGGCATCCCTCAGAGCCTCTCTGCGTTGGACTACAGAGGCTCCTATAACACGGCCACATGCAAATTCCTCATCTTCACCTACCGCACAACCCGTGCCATGTCCATCTGCCTTACCTTCCTGCTGAGCGCCTACCAGGGTGTCACCAtcgccccctcctcctcccgtcTGTACAGCCTGAAGCCTTGGCTCTCGCGCTGCCTGCTGCCCCTCAGCCTCCTCTTCTGGCTTCTAGATGGGGGTACTTCCTACTCCAGCATCCTCTACACCAACCAGATCCATAATGTCACGTTCAGTGCACTCACACTCAACCTGGGCTACTGCCTGGTTGAGTATCCTAGTGAGGAGTCCTACTTTGCCATCGGAGTCATGTACCTTGCCCGGGACACATGCTTCATCCTTCTCATGGTGCTCTCCAGCCTCTATATCCTGCTCATTCTCTACCAGCATCATCAGAGAGCGAAGGGAATCTGCAGCTCTGTCCAGAGTCAGGGCTCATCGGCCGAGAATCGGGCGGCTAAGACTGTGGTCACCCTGGTCACCCTGTACGTTGTGTTTTTCGGGATTGACAACCTGATTTGGGCGTACACTGTTACCATTGGGAAAGTGCCAGTGGTCATGAATGACGTGCGTGTTTTCTTCTCCACTCTCTATGCCACTGTCTGCCCGGTAGTTGTGATCGTGTCCAACAGGAAGGTGAACCGGAAGCTTCGCTGTGACAAGTTTGCACAAGACTCTCAGTCAAAAGAAACCACTATTTCCACTGTCTCGGTCAAGTTCCCCACATATTGA